In a genomic window of Myxococcales bacterium:
- a CDS encoding sensor domain-containing diguanylate cyclase: MTKEPESLAAVKKRNKELADQLVRLDRRLFDLMSLLQANKAFDNILEARELYNVFASIIHEKLGIESYALFIMDETESNFHLVRGFGLPEEMPVEFSFPRQEGLLWQAILQGKPFSVVDRDELPRFQVPFEKFNLTVLNSRLFLPLVHKARVVGVLSIGPKMDGSTFSEEDLEFLSILAAHAAVSFTTTALYEKNQNDKANLDKTVKNLSMLYNIGRAMIHISDLKNLLKFILGEAVKTTEAQKGSLMLYDANIQRLVLRVVKGLPDPRTEEAINSGEIECATFGVGEGIAGKVFQTLKPIIANSTTDDDRYMAREASNVDSILCIPLIASDEPIGVINITNKKNGKKFTHEDVDLLTALGNQAAVAINNATLYEMAITDELTKLYIRRYFNVRLDTEMKRARRYGHKLALAICDLDHFKSVNDTFGHQVGDIVLTKVADMVKMRVREIDTPARFGGEEFAIILPETDYRGAVAMAERLRESVAQIEFPEMGRNVTISIGLSSYPDHADDKQGLIRTADTALYEAKRQGRNRVCVYAVPKAGEKTETKQ; this comes from the coding sequence ATGACGAAAGAACCGGAATCCCTGGCGGCGGTGAAAAAGCGGAACAAGGAACTAGCCGATCAACTCGTGCGACTGGATCGCCGGTTGTTCGATCTGATGAGCCTGCTGCAAGCCAACAAGGCGTTCGACAACATTCTCGAGGCGCGCGAGCTTTACAACGTTTTTGCCAGCATCATCCATGAAAAGCTCGGCATCGAATCCTACGCGCTGTTCATCATGGATGAGACGGAATCGAATTTTCATCTCGTGCGCGGGTTCGGCCTGCCCGAGGAAATGCCGGTCGAATTTTCGTTTCCCCGCCAGGAAGGCCTGTTGTGGCAAGCCATCTTGCAGGGGAAACCGTTTTCCGTGGTGGATCGCGACGAGCTGCCACGGTTCCAGGTGCCGTTCGAAAAATTCAATCTGACCGTACTCAACAGCCGCCTGTTTTTGCCGCTGGTGCACAAAGCGCGGGTCGTCGGCGTCCTATCCATCGGCCCCAAAATGGACGGCTCGACCTTTTCCGAGGAAGACCTGGAATTCCTGTCGATCCTCGCCGCGCACGCCGCCGTCAGTTTCACCACCACGGCGCTTTACGAAAAAAACCAGAACGACAAGGCCAATCTCGACAAAACCGTCAAGAACCTCTCGATGCTCTACAACATCGGCCGGGCGATGATTCACATCAGCGATCTGAAAAATCTGCTGAAGTTCATTCTCGGCGAGGCCGTGAAAACCACCGAGGCGCAGAAGGGCTCGCTGATGCTGTACGACGCCAACATCCAGCGCCTCGTGCTGCGCGTCGTCAAAGGCCTGCCCGATCCGCGCACCGAGGAAGCGATCAACAGCGGCGAAATCGAATGCGCCACCTTCGGCGTGGGCGAGGGCATCGCCGGCAAGGTTTTTCAGACGCTCAAGCCGATCATCGCCAATTCCACCACTGACGACGACCGCTACATGGCGCGCGAGGCGTCGAACGTCGATTCGATCCTCTGCATCCCGCTGATCGCCTCCGACGAACCGATCGGCGTCATCAACATCACCAACAAAAAGAACGGCAAGAAATTCACCCACGAGGACGTCGATCTGCTCACGGCCCTGGGCAACCAGGCCGCCGTCGCCATCAACAACGCCACCCTCTACGAGATGGCCATCACCGACGAACTGACCAAGCTGTATATCCGCCGCTATTTCAACGTGCGCCTCGATACCGAGATGAAACGGGCCCGCCGCTACGGGCACAAGCTTGCCCTGGCGATCTGCGACCTCGACCATTTCAAAAGCGTCAACGATACGTTCGGTCACCAGGTCGGCGACATCGTGCTGACGAAAGTGGCCGACATGGTCAAGATGCGCGTCCGCGAAATCGACACCCCGGCCCGCTTCGGCGGCGAGGAGTTCGCCATCATCCTGCCGGAAACCGATTACCGCGGCGCCGTGGCGATGGCCGAACGGCTCCGCGAATCCGTGGCGCAAATCGAGTTCCCCGAAATGGGCCGCAACGTCACCATCAGCATCGGCCTGTCTTCCTACCCGGATCACGCCGACGACAAGCAGGGATTGATCCGCACCGCCGACACGGCGCTCTACGAGGCCAAACGCCAGGGGCGCAACCGCGTCTGTGTCTACGCGGTGCCCAAGGCCGGCGAAAAAACCGAAACGAAGCAATAA
- the hypE gene encoding hydrogenase expression/formation protein HypE: MSDRIRLAHGFGGKLTQDLLDEVIIPALSGHNGHAVTLDAAVLPDLRPPVVVSTDSFTITPRFFPGGDIGKLAVVGTINDVAMMGAAPRYLSLGLIIEEGFALEELTRIMRSIGEVCRATGVEVVTGDTKVVEKGTVDGLFINTTGLGTRVFGPVGPSLIRAGDLLLVTGTVGDHGAAILNAREKLGFARELASDCAPLHELVAQAAAVAGPHLHALRDPTRGGLAATLNEFAQDTGLQIVLEETQIPIAPGVAAFIEVLGLDPLPLANEGKALLFVAPEAADAVLETIRRHPHGANAVRIGRVEPGGKRGRVVMETAIGTRRVVEMPIEAGLPRIC; the protein is encoded by the coding sequence ATGAGTGATCGCATCCGCCTGGCCCACGGCTTCGGCGGCAAATTGACCCAGGATCTGCTCGACGAAGTGATCATTCCCGCGTTGTCCGGCCACAACGGTCACGCGGTGACCCTCGACGCGGCGGTGTTGCCCGATTTGCGGCCGCCGGTGGTCGTCTCCACCGACAGCTTCACCATCACGCCGCGCTTTTTCCCGGGCGGCGACATCGGCAAGCTGGCCGTGGTCGGCACGATCAACGACGTCGCCATGATGGGCGCGGCGCCGCGTTACCTGTCGCTCGGGCTGATCATCGAGGAAGGCTTCGCGCTCGAGGAACTGACGCGCATCATGCGGTCGATCGGCGAGGTCTGCCGCGCCACCGGAGTCGAGGTCGTCACCGGCGACACCAAGGTCGTGGAAAAGGGCACGGTGGACGGGCTGTTCATCAACACCACGGGTCTGGGCACCCGCGTGTTCGGACCGGTGGGGCCGTCCCTCATCCGCGCCGGCGATCTGCTGCTGGTGACCGGCACCGTCGGCGATCACGGCGCGGCGATCCTCAACGCCCGCGAAAAGCTCGGCTTCGCGCGCGAACTGGCCAGCGACTGCGCGCCGCTGCACGAACTGGTCGCGCAAGCCGCCGCCGTCGCCGGGCCGCATCTGCACGCCCTGCGCGATCCCACGCGCGGCGGGCTGGCCGCCACGCTGAACGAATTTGCCCAGGACACCGGCCTGCAGATCGTGCTCGAGGAAACGCAAATTCCGATCGCGCCCGGCGTCGCCGCGTTCATCGAGGTGCTCGGCCTCGATCCGCTGCCCCTGGCGAACGAGGGCAAAGCGTTGCTGTTCGTCGCGCCCGAAGCGGCCGACGCGGTGTTGGAAACGATCCGCCGGCATCCGCACGGCGCCAATGCGGTCCGCATCGGCCGGGTCGAACCGGGCGGCAAGCGCGGCCGCGTGGTCATGGAAACCGCCATCGGTACGCGCCGGGTCGTCGAAATGCCGATTGAAGCCGGCCTGCCGCGGATCTGCTGA
- a CDS encoding response regulator yields the protein MKDGKFVILCIDDDPDVLMVLRTILENAGYHMEEAPSAEAGLKKYKEAHPDLVIVDMMMEEIDAGRNFVRELKLLKAEQPVYMLSSVGDSLSQNISYTELGLAGVFQKPIDPNTLLVTLKTKLKK from the coding sequence ATGAAAGACGGAAAATTCGTGATTCTGTGCATCGATGACGATCCGGATGTCTTGATGGTATTGCGGACCATTTTGGAAAATGCCGGCTACCACATGGAAGAGGCCCCCAGCGCCGAGGCCGGCCTGAAGAAATACAAGGAAGCGCATCCCGATCTGGTCATCGTCGACATGATGATGGAAGAGATCGACGCCGGGCGGAACTTCGTCCGGGAACTGAAACTGCTCAAGGCGGAGCAGCCGGTGTACATGCTCAGTTCGGTCGGCGACTCGCTGTCGCAGAACATCAGCTACACGGAACTGGGGCTGGCCGGCGTCTTCCAGAAGCCGATCGATCCCAATACCTTGCTGGTGACCCTGAAGACCAAGTTGAAGAAATAA
- a CDS encoding hydrogenase maturation protease — MIPDADQVLLYGYGNPGREDDGLGTSLAEAVEKLAIAGVAVDANYQLSVEDAATVARYPAVIFADAAVAGPEPFSFAPLAPKRQLSFSTHSVDAATVLGLAEEMFGAKTKGYLLGIRGYSFGMFTEKLTAQAEANLAAAIEFLVPLLRQGPVALAAAGDRSRPAS; from the coding sequence TTGATCCCGGACGCGGACCAGGTGTTGCTCTATGGTTACGGGAACCCGGGCCGCGAGGACGACGGCCTGGGAACGTCCCTGGCCGAGGCGGTGGAAAAGCTGGCGATCGCCGGTGTGGCGGTTGACGCCAACTACCAACTCTCGGTCGAGGACGCCGCGACGGTCGCCCGATACCCGGCGGTGATTTTCGCCGATGCGGCCGTGGCGGGGCCCGAGCCCTTTTCCTTCGCGCCGCTGGCGCCGAAACGGCAACTGTCGTTTTCCACGCACAGCGTCGACGCGGCCACGGTCCTGGGGCTGGCGGAGGAGATGTTCGGGGCGAAAACCAAGGGCTATCTCCTGGGGATTCGCGGTTACTCGTTCGGGATGTTCACTGAAAAGTTGACGGCACAAGCCGAGGCCAATCTCGCGGCGGCGATCGAATTTCTGGTGCCGTTGCTCCGGCAGGGCCCCGTGGCGCTGGCGGCGGCAGGCGACCGGTCGCGACCGGCGAGTTGA
- the hypD gene encoding hydrogenase formation protein HypD, with translation MKTDPRQLKETVRALTAALREEAALLAAVTVMHVCGTHEHEIGRHALRQLLPANVRLVAGPGCPVCITPAAAIATAIKLALHPARPIVCAYGDIVKTPIQSGSLFDARGDGADVRVVYDLHEPAELARRHPDRTVVFFSIGFETTAAPVAAMLLGDLPPNFTIYTCHRYVPAAVEALAAGGEDAISGYLLPGHAAVITGQVAYQFLADKYRLPSAVAGFAAADILAGLLSIVRQLRRGEPTVANCYRQVVRPEGNRRAQEVMDRVFTRADAAWRGIGMLPGTGLVLREPFRRYDALSRLGVAEETGVEDVMPGCQCHLIMVGRREPEQCGLFGGLCTPDHPRGPCMVGGEGACRAHYLYPEDPHE, from the coding sequence ATGAAAACTGATCCCCGTCAATTGAAGGAAACGGTGCGCGCGCTGACCGCCGCCCTGCGCGAAGAGGCGGCGCTGCTGGCGGCGGTGACCGTGATGCACGTCTGCGGCACGCACGAGCACGAGATCGGCCGGCACGCGTTGCGGCAACTGCTGCCCGCCAACGTGCGGCTGGTCGCCGGACCGGGCTGTCCGGTCTGCATCACGCCGGCGGCGGCGATCGCGACGGCGATCAAGCTGGCCCTGCATCCGGCGCGGCCGATCGTCTGCGCCTATGGCGACATCGTCAAAACCCCGATTCAAAGCGGTTCGCTGTTCGACGCGCGGGGCGACGGCGCCGACGTTCGCGTGGTCTACGATCTGCACGAGCCGGCCGAGCTGGCCCGGCGGCACCCGGACCGCACGGTCGTTTTTTTCAGCATCGGTTTCGAAACCACCGCCGCGCCCGTCGCGGCGATGCTGCTGGGCGACTTGCCGCCCAACTTTACGATTTATACCTGCCACCGTTATGTACCGGCGGCGGTGGAGGCGCTGGCGGCCGGCGGCGAGGACGCCATCAGCGGTTACCTGCTGCCCGGCCACGCGGCGGTGATCACCGGCCAGGTCGCGTATCAATTCCTGGCCGACAAATATCGCCTGCCGTCGGCCGTGGCGGGTTTCGCCGCCGCCGATATCCTAGCCGGGCTGTTGTCCATCGTCCGCCAACTTCGCCGGGGCGAGCCGACGGTGGCGAATTGCTACCGCCAGGTGGTGCGCCCGGAAGGCAATCGCCGCGCCCAGGAAGTGATGGACCGGGTGTTTACGCGCGCCGACGCCGCGTGGCGGGGAATCGGCATGTTGCCGGGCACCGGGCTGGTGTTGCGCGAACCGTTCCGGCGCTACGACGCGCTGTCGCGGCTGGGCGTCGCCGAGGAAACGGGCGTGGAGGACGTCATGCCCGGTTGCCAGTGCCACCTGATCATGGTCGGCCGCCGTGAGCCCGAGCAATGCGGGTTGTTCGGCGGGTTGTGCACGCCCGACCATCCGCGCGGCCCGTGCATGGTCGGCGGCGAGGGCGCCTGCCGCGCCCATTATCTCTATCCGGAGGATCCTCATGAGTGA
- the hypB gene encoding hydrogenase nickel incorporation protein HypB: MTTLVVDKDPRRDDQKLAADIRADLQRRGILAINLISSPGSGKTTLLEKALPLLAADLRLGVIEADAATRNDADRLEKLNILVEPICTGITSCHIATPSAKNALANLPLDRLDLVVIENVGNLVCPAEEDLGEDYKIAVLSIAEGEDKPLKYPLLFQEATLALINKIDAAAALGADVDLMEKNIRAVNPRLEVLRVSARTGEGVGRFVAWVKARLAAKRRG, translated from the coding sequence ATGACTACGCTTGTTGTCGATAAGGATCCGCGCCGCGACGATCAGAAGCTGGCGGCGGATATTCGCGCCGATCTCCAGCGCCGGGGCATCCTGGCGATCAACCTCATCAGTTCGCCCGGCTCGGGAAAAACGACGCTGCTCGAAAAAGCGTTGCCGTTGCTCGCCGCCGATCTGCGTTTGGGGGTTATCGAGGCCGACGCGGCGACGCGCAACGACGCCGATCGCCTGGAAAAGCTGAACATTCTCGTCGAGCCGATCTGTACCGGCATCACCAGTTGCCACATCGCGACGCCGTCGGCGAAGAACGCGCTGGCCAACCTGCCGCTCGACCGGCTCGACCTGGTGGTGATCGAAAACGTCGGCAACCTGGTCTGTCCGGCTGAGGAGGATCTCGGCGAGGATTACAAGATCGCCGTGCTTTCGATCGCCGAGGGCGAGGACAAGCCGCTCAAGTACCCGTTGCTGTTTCAGGAGGCGACGCTGGCCCTGATCAACAAAATCGACGCCGCGGCGGCGTTGGGCGCCGACGTCGATCTGATGGAGAAAAACATCCGCGCGGTCAATCCGCGCCTGGAAGTGTTGCGCGTTTCGGCCCGCACCGGCGAGGGCGTCGGGCGGTTCGTCGCTTGGGTCAAGGCGCGACTGGCCGCCAAACGCCGCGGATAA
- a CDS encoding hydrogenase maturation nickel metallochaperone HypA, whose protein sequence is MHEGAITRSILDAAIAALAENEVRGTAREVRVTVGVCQGLVPDAMQMFFDAFKAETPLAEAELVVELQRMVAHCPSCRQDFERDEPILICEVCGSPMNLIKGKELLITAIEVEE, encoded by the coding sequence ATGCACGAGGGCGCGATCACCCGCTCGATCCTGGATGCCGCAATCGCGGCCCTGGCCGAGAACGAGGTCCGCGGAACGGCCCGCGAGGTGCGCGTCACCGTGGGCGTCTGCCAGGGCCTGGTGCCGGACGCGATGCAAATGTTTTTCGACGCCTTCAAGGCGGAAACGCCGCTGGCCGAGGCGGAACTGGTCGTCGAATTGCAACGGATGGTCGCGCATTGTCCGAGCTGTCGGCAGGACTTCGAACGCGACGAACCGATTCTGATCTGCGAGGTTTGCGGCTCGCCGATGAATCTGATCAAGGGCAAGGAATTGTTAATTACCGCAATCGAGGTGGAAGAATGA
- a CDS encoding HypC/HybG/HupF family hydrogenase formation chaperone, translating to MCLAKPMKLTTIQPDGLSGAVDAGGTELPVNLILVPEAKLGDYVLVHAGSAIEVLEEQDARAILEAYDEFVETGEALAPEARRPDEN from the coding sequence ATGTGTCTGGCAAAACCGATGAAATTGACGACGATCCAACCGGACGGTCTGTCCGGCGCGGTGGACGCGGGCGGGACCGAGTTGCCCGTCAATCTGATCCTGGTGCCGGAAGCCAAGCTGGGCGATTACGTCTTGGTGCACGCCGGTTCGGCCATCGAGGTCCTGGAGGAACAGGACGCGCGGGCGATTCTGGAGGCCTACGACGAGTTCGTCGAAACCGGCGAGGCGCTGGCGCCGGAGGCTCGCCGGCCGGATGAAAACTGA
- a CDS encoding endonuclease III domain-containing protein, with translation MFGCAISPVAKNSKCSIAEARRALRGLYRRAFAHFGPLHWWPGETPFEICVGAILTQNTAWTNVEKAIAVLRRKNLLTVEAMRRARLDHLARAIRSSGYYNQKARKLKTFCDHVAKAHDGRLEKLLALPPARLRAELLALNGIGPETADSIVLYAAGQPIFVIDAYTRRILARMGLTPEEIDYAELQDLFHRCFPPDAPFYNEFHAQIVYLGKEFCRRREPRCGDCPAALRRAAGAID, from the coding sequence ATGTTTGGCTGCGCCATTTCCCCAGTTGCGAAGAACTCAAAGTGTTCCATCGCTGAGGCGCGCCGGGCGCTGCGCGGCTTGTACCGCCGAGCGTTCGCGCATTTCGGCCCGCTGCACTGGTGGCCCGGCGAGACGCCCTTCGAGATTTGCGTCGGCGCCATCCTGACCCAGAACACCGCCTGGACCAACGTCGAAAAAGCCATCGCCGTGCTGCGGCGCAAGAACCTGCTGACGGTCGAGGCGATGCGGCGGGCGCGGCTGGATCATCTGGCGCGGGCGATCCGCTCGTCGGGCTATTACAACCAGAAGGCGCGAAAGCTCAAAACCTTCTGCGACCACGTCGCCAAGGCGCACGACGGCCGCCTGGAAAAGCTGCTGGCTCTGCCGCCGGCGCGGTTGCGCGCGGAATTGCTCGCCCTCAACGGCATCGGCCCCGAAACCGCCGATTCGATCGTGCTTTACGCCGCCGGCCAGCCGATCTTCGTCATCGACGCCTACACGCGGCGGATTCTGGCGCGGATGGGACTGACGCCGGAGGAGATCGACTACGCCGAGCTGCAAGACCTCTTTCACCGCTGCTTTCCGCCCGACGCGCCGTTTTACAATGAATTCCACGCCCAGATCGTCTACCTCGGCAAGGAGTTCTGCCGCCGGCGCGAGCCGCGCTGCGGCGATTGCCCGGCCGCCCTCCGTCGCGCCGCCGGCGCGATTGATTGA
- a CDS encoding Ni/Fe hydrogenase subunit alpha translates to MKETKELKRVVIEPVTRVEGHGKVTLLLDEKNKVAQARLHIVEFRGFERFIQGRPYWEVPVLVQRLCGICPVSHHLAAAKAMDVIVGADRLTPTAEKMRRLMHYGQMFQSHALHFFHLASPDLLFGFDADPAIRNVIGIIYKHPDLAVQAVMMRKYGQEIIKRTAGKKIHGTGAIPGGINKNLTIEERDYLLKDLDQMITWSRGAMAIVKDITRKGLEALAPFGSFDSNHVSLIRADGAMDLYHGNLRAIDAGGKKIFDQVDYQKYYDYIAEEVRPWSYMKFPFIKSIGPENGWYRVGPLARVNAADFIDTPEAEAERNEFMALGGGKPINITMAYHWARIIELLHSIEKIKELLNDKDLQGNDLVVNGQRREEGVGLIEAPRGTLFHHYRVDKNDQVVMGNLIVSTTSNNEPMNRAVQKVAADTFDGRAITEGMLNGIEVAIRAYDPCLSCATHALGQMPLEVTLVDAEGNLVDRKTRG, encoded by the coding sequence ATGAAAGAGACGAAAGAATTAAAACGCGTGGTTATCGAACCCGTGACGCGTGTCGAGGGTCACGGCAAGGTGACCTTGCTGCTCGACGAGAAAAACAAGGTCGCGCAGGCGCGCCTGCACATCGTCGAGTTCCGCGGTTTCGAGCGCTTTATCCAAGGCCGGCCGTACTGGGAAGTGCCCGTGCTGGTGCAGCGGCTGTGCGGTATCTGCCCGGTCAGCCACCACCTGGCGGCCGCCAAGGCGATGGACGTCATCGTCGGCGCCGACCGGTTGACCCCGACCGCCGAGAAGATGCGCCGCCTGATGCACTACGGCCAGATGTTCCAGTCGCATGCGTTGCACTTCTTCCACTTGGCGTCGCCGGACCTGCTGTTCGGCTTCGACGCCGATCCGGCGATCCGCAACGTCATCGGCATCATCTACAAGCACCCCGACCTGGCCGTCCAGGCGGTGATGATGCGTAAGTACGGGCAGGAAATCATCAAGCGGACCGCGGGCAAGAAAATCCACGGCACCGGCGCGATCCCCGGCGGCATCAACAAAAACCTCACCATCGAGGAACGCGATTACCTGCTGAAAGACCTCGACCAGATGATCACCTGGTCGCGCGGCGCGATGGCCATCGTCAAGGACATCACGCGCAAGGGACTCGAAGCGCTGGCGCCGTTCGGCTCCTTCGATTCGAACCACGTGAGCCTGATCCGCGCCGACGGCGCGATGGATCTGTACCACGGCAACCTGCGCGCGATCGACGCCGGCGGCAAGAAGATCTTCGATCAGGTCGACTACCAGAAATACTACGACTACATCGCCGAGGAAGTGCGGCCGTGGTCGTACATGAAGTTCCCGTTCATCAAATCGATTGGCCCGGAAAACGGCTGGTACCGCGTCGGCCCGCTGGCCCGCGTGAACGCCGCCGATTTCATCGATACGCCCGAGGCGGAAGCCGAACGGAATGAATTCATGGCGTTGGGCGGCGGCAAGCCGATCAACATCACGATGGCGTATCACTGGGCGCGCATCATCGAATTGTTGCACTCGATCGAAAAGATCAAGGAACTGCTGAACGACAAGGATTTGCAGGGCAACGATCTGGTGGTCAACGGCCAGCGCCGCGAGGAAGGCGTCGGCCTCATCGAGGCGCCGCGCGGTACGCTGTTCCACCACTATCGCGTCGACAAGAACGACCAGGTGGTCATGGGCAACTTGATCGTCTCCACCACCAGCAACAACGAGCCGATGAACCGGGCGGTGCAGAAGGTCGCGGCCGACACGTTCGACGGCCGGGCGATCACCGAGGGCATGCTCAACGGCATCGAAGTGGCCATCCGGGCCTACGATCCGTGCCTGTCCTGCGCGACGCACGCCCTGGGCCAGATGCCGCTCGAAGTGACGCTGGTCGACGCCGAGGGTAACCTGGTCGACAGGAAGACGAGAGGTTGA
- a CDS encoding radical SAM protein — translation MKLVLVHPPEPMKSIATEVVQHPINLAQLAAFVRERLGVETAIWDYGVEPYSPVGLRDRLRRFAPDAVGFSVMTPLAKTAARQAAIVKETNPDILTIVGGPHVAAIPERTLAEFPSFDLGVIGEGEQTLAEICARRQRGERFPERVPGTVYRDGGALRIAAERPLIANLDDLPYPARDLLDFSRYQGSSSPGLSSRLRNITELFTSRGCPVHCFFCGSHVTHRTKVRFRSARHVLGEVRECVEKYGIDHFTVDDDTFTFGRERLIEICRGLRELGVSWDCDSRVSNVDEELLRLMAQSGCVKIAFGVESGSPRMLEAIRKKITIQQVEQAFAAARRAGILTSAFIMIGTHPTETPAEVEATFRLMLRIRPDFVMVYIAVPYPGTSLYEMMQREGLIAREDWDEFDIVRGEPVWRTHHFSPADLVRLQRSMYRRIYLRPGFIWRKLALLRGPDDLRYFIDAFGKFIKYIFGKRRELPAPRDGDST, via the coding sequence ATGAAACTGGTGCTGGTGCATCCACCCGAGCCGATGAAGTCGATCGCGACCGAGGTCGTCCAGCACCCGATCAACCTCGCGCAGTTGGCGGCCTTCGTGCGCGAGCGCCTGGGCGTGGAAACGGCCATCTGGGATTACGGGGTCGAGCCGTATTCGCCGGTGGGCTTGCGCGACCGGTTGCGGCGGTTCGCGCCCGACGCGGTGGGGTTTTCGGTGATGACGCCGCTGGCCAAGACGGCGGCGCGCCAGGCGGCGATCGTCAAGGAGACGAACCCGGACATCCTGACGATCGTCGGCGGCCCGCACGTTGCGGCGATCCCCGAACGGACGCTCGCCGAGTTCCCGTCCTTCGACCTGGGGGTGATCGGCGAGGGCGAGCAGACGCTGGCCGAGATTTGCGCACGGCGACAACGCGGCGAACGCTTTCCCGAGCGCGTTCCCGGCACGGTCTATCGCGACGGCGGCGCTTTGCGGATCGCGGCGGAACGGCCGCTGATCGCCAATCTGGACGATCTGCCGTACCCGGCGCGCGACCTGCTCGATTTTTCCCGCTACCAGGGCAGTTCCAGCCCGGGTCTGTCCAGCCGCCTGCGCAACATCACCGAGTTGTTCACCAGCCGCGGTTGTCCGGTGCATTGCTTCTTTTGCGGCAGCCACGTCACGCACCGCACCAAGGTGCGGTTCCGCAGCGCCCGCCACGTGCTCGGCGAGGTGCGCGAATGCGTTGAAAAATACGGCATCGACCATTTCACGGTGGACGACGACACGTTCACCTTCGGCCGCGAACGGCTGATCGAAATCTGCCGCGGCCTGCGCGAACTGGGCGTTTCGTGGGATTGCGACAGCCGGGTCAGCAACGTCGACGAGGAATTGCTGCGCCTGATGGCGCAAAGCGGTTGCGTCAAAATCGCTTTCGGGGTAGAGAGCGGCAGCCCCCGCATGCTCGAGGCGATCCGCAAGAAGATCACCATCCAGCAGGTGGAGCAGGCGTTCGCGGCCGCCCGGCGCGCCGGAATCCTGACCAGCGCGTTCATCATGATCGGAACGCACCCGACCGAAACGCCGGCCGAGGTCGAGGCGACGTTCCGCCTGATGCTGCGTATCCGGCCGGACTTCGTCATGGTGTACATCGCGGTGCCTTACCCCGGCACTTCCCTTTACGAGATGATGCAGCGCGAGGGGCTGATCGCGCGCGAGGACTGGGACGAGTTCGACATCGTGCGCGGCGAGCCGGTCTGGCGGACGCATCATTTTTCGCCGGCCGACCTCGTGCGCCTGCAGCGGTCCATGTACCGCCGGATTTATCTCCGCCCCGGATTCATCTGGCGCAAGCTGGCGCTGTTGCGCGGCCCGGACGATCTGCGCTATTTCATCGACGCCTTCGGCAAGTTCATCAAGTACATTTTCGGCAAGCGGCGTGAACTGCCGGCGCCCCGGGACGGCGATTCGACCTGA